The genomic stretch TTACCTCGAAAGATATTGCGGACATGTGGATTCACGAAAGTTTTACCAATTATTGTGAAGCTTTGTTCACGGAATATTATTGGGGCAAAAAAGAAGCGCAGGATTATGTGTATGGCATTCGCCAAAATATTGAAAACGATGAGCCGATTATCGGGCATTATAGTGTGAACGACGAAGGCAGCGGCGATATGTATTACAAAGGCGCAAACATGATCAACAATATTCGTCATTCTATTAATGATGACGATAAATTCCGCGCATTACTGCACGGCATCAACAAAGCATTTTATCATCAAACGATTACATCTAAGCAAATTGAAGATTATATTAATCAGTTTACAGGAATTGATTTCAGTAAAGTTTTTCAACAATATTTAACCACAACACAAATTCCTGTTTTGGAACTATATTTTTCGGATAATAATGAAAAAATTAATTATAGATATATAAATTGCGTTGCCGGTTTTAATATGCCAATTGTTTTGCACGATGGCAATCATACATTCAAATTCACGCCGACAACAGAATGGCAGTCAAAGCCCGTAAAAACGGCTGATGAGGCAAATATGCTCAACCCGATTGAAATAGAAGGGCAATATTATCTGACTTGTAAAATAGTGCAACAACCGTAAACAATATGCCACAAATGAATTTCAATTCATGCATTTGTGCATATCACTTACTTTAAGAACAGTCTTTTGTCAAAAGAAAATTCTTCCATTCGCTTGATTCTTATTCTTGAAAAATCTTTGTGATGAGGATTAATCAAAAAATTAAAATCGCCGAAAACCACAGCCGAAGGCACTTTCAGCACGAGATATTTATTTTCCTGAATAAATTTATTGCCGACCTCCTGTGTTGCAGAACCATAGGGAATTTCATTCCAATTATCCGGCAGCGAAGCAATTTTAATTTCTTTAAAGGAAATATTATCCGGAATTTCAATCGTAATCATGTAATAATCTGTCGGCAAAATTCCGACAGGCGTATGAACAGCTATTTCCGTTGTACACAACGCGCGCGATTCGCTTGTGTACAGCATTGCAACATTTTTGCTGTTCCAGCGTCCGCCCGCAAACCTCGCACCTTCGCCCGAAAGGTCATTTTTGTATTTACTTTTCGCAAGTCTGTAGACTATCATTATTATGCAAGTACGCCGTGTTCTATGCGAGTGAGTTCGTCTTTGATAAGTTTGATACCGAATGTGCTGTCCATGAGTGCCTTAGGAGTAATTCCCCCTAAAGCAATATTCTTAGTTTGAAGCCAAGTATTATAGTTTTCTTCATCGCCGAAAACTTCTTTACCATAATTATTGAGCATAGTAATTTCCAGAATTTTTTCGGAATAAATTGGGTCAAATGCTTTGTTTTCTTTGCTGTAGCGCTGCATGGTGCGCTCTGAAAGATGCAGAAAATTTGACCATTCGCCAATACTGAAAGGACTGCGTTCTACAATAGTTTTGAAAGCGGGAAACTTGATACCATGTTTAATAGTGTTTATCAAAGAAAATATATTGTTGTTCTCTGCAATACCATATGCAACTGCCGCTTCATTAACAATGTTATTAGTAGTATCCTCGGATGTTTTATATTTTTTCATCGTTTTTCCTTTCCACAAAATTAGACATTTTTCTTAAAAAAAACGACATTTGTCATATTTATTTTTCAAAAAATCTATCAAATAAGTTGCAATCTATTTGCGAGCCAGCTTTCTTTGACAGGAATAAGCCAGTTTTCCAACAATTCTTTTTTAGTCAAAACAAGGTTATTGAAATACAAACTGTCGCCATTGAGAAAATTGTTTTCAAATGCGTAATTTAATTGTGACAATGGCAACAATTGCACTTTATTTTTAATTATAAACGCAAGAGATTGCCGGTCGAACATATTAACCACAAATTCTTTTTCGATTTCTTTTACAAATCTTACAGAGCTGTCCGTGCTGCAACCACTCACTTTTTGAGACGATTCATCCGCCATGATAATTAAGAATTGTCCGAAAAATAAATTGGCAAAAGCCGTGTTGGGCGTGCCATGCGTATTCCATTGCGAGAGAAAATCGTTTATCTTTTCCCCGATGGCGAATGCTTCCTGCAAAGAAAATAACCGGTTGCTTTGATAAATCCACACACGCGATTCATCGGAAAAGTTTGCAGGAATATGTTGTTGAAAATTTAGGTCCATTTGTAGTTTTTTAATTCATTGAATTGATAATAATTTCCGCAATGTCCAATACCTGAACATCATCTTCTGCGCTTTTATTTTTCAAACCGTCCGTGAGCATGGTATTGCAAAACGGGCAAGCCGAAGCTACAATATTTGCTTTCGTTTGCAACGCATCTTCTGCCCTTTCGGTGTTCACGCGCTTCACTCCTTTTTCCTCTTCTTTAAACATTTGCGCGCCGCCTGCGCCACAACACAAACCCTTACTGCGACAGCGTTTCATTTCAATCAACTCCACATCCAACGCTTCCAGAACTTTACGCGGAGCTTCATAAATATTGTTCGCGCGACCAAGATAGCAGCTGTCGTGATACGTAATTTTTTTACCTTTAAATTCGCCGCCGTCTTTCAACACAATTTTTCCTTCGTCAATCAATTGCTGCAACAAAGTCGTGTGATGAATTACTTCATAATTTCCGCCAAGTGCAGGATATTCATTTTTAAAAATATTAAAGCAATGCGGACAAGTAGTTACAATTTTTTTTACTTCATATCCATTCAGCAATTGAATATTTCCATAAGCCGTCATTTGAAAAAGAAATTCATTTCCCGCACGCCTTGCAGGGTCGCCGGTGCAGGTTTCCTCCGTTCCAAGCACAGCATATTTTACGCCCGTTTTATTTAAGATAGCGGCAAATGCTTTTGTAATTTGTTGTGCTCGCCTGTCGAAACTTCCGGCACAACCAACCCAAAATAAAATTTCGGGAATATCGCCCGCAGCCAGCATTTCAGCCATTATAGGAATTTGCATCAAAAAAATTAATTATAAAAAATTACTGCAAAAATACGAAATGAAAATATCATTTCTTCGATTCCAATCTTTTATCAGGTGTTACCCACATCAACGCAACGCCTACATAACAGGCGATTGCCAATAAAGGAATAAAAAACGATAAAACAATTCCGACAATATAAATTACAATCGATATAATCCCTTTAAAATCTTTTCCGATGCCGCCTGCAAGCTCGTGATTATCTTCTACACAACCAGTTAAAATCACAATCAGATAACGATATGCAACCGCACACATCAGCAAAACAATGCCGTACAACGCAACGGGGTCTTTGCTTTTAATATGTTCGCCCAGCCAAGCCGTAGTTACGGGAATGAGCGAAAGAGAAAACAGTAAAAATAAATTTGCCCAAAGCGCCCTGCCGTTAATTTTTTCTACTAACTGAAATACATGATGATGGTTGTTCCAATAAATACCTACATAAATAAAGCTCAATACATACGACAAAAAATTCGGCAACATCGGTAGCAATGCTTTAAAAGTATCTCCGTCTTCTTCGTGCGGAACTTTGATTTCCAGAACCATAATGGTAATAATAATCGCAATTACGCCGTCGCTGAATGCTGTTAAACGTTCGGGTTTCATATTAAATGAAATTTAATTCTGTATCAATATTAAGAAAAAATGACAACACAAAAATCTTTACATTTTATGAAACCACATAAAAACATAGAATTTTGTAGAATTAAAACTAAAATTCATTCAGCATTTAAACACACAAACAATCATAGTATTTTCATCTTTCGCTGTATTCATCTATCTAAAAACTATAGTTTCTATATGGTTTAATTTTTAACTTTCAGTTGAAAAATTTCATGTAGGTTTGAAGTATGAATGTACAAATTGAAGAAAGCTGGAAAAATGAATTGAAAGATGAATTTTCCAAAGAATATTTCGCGGGAATTGTCGATTTCCTCAAAGCCGAAAAAGCGCTTAAGAAAACCATTTATCCGCCGGGAGCTTTAATTTTTAATGCCTTTGCACAAACGCCTTTTGACAAAGTAAAAGTCGTTATCATCGGGCAAGACCCATATCACGGTTACGGACAAGCGATGGGATTATCATTTTCCGTTCCCGACGGCGTGCCGCAACCGCCGTCGTTGCAAAATATTTTTAAAGAACTGCACAGCGATATCGGTATGCCGGTTCCGAAAACAGGCAACCTTACATCTTGGGCAAAACAAGGCGTTTTGCTGTTAAACGCAAGCCTTACCGTTCGCGCAAATGAAGCCAACAGCCATTCAAAAATCGGCTGGACAATTTTTACTGATGCTGTAATTAAAAAAATATCCGACGAAAAACGCGGCGTGGTGTTTTTGTTGTGGGGAAGATTTGCACAGGAAAAAGCGACTTTGATTGACGTATCCAAACATCACATTTTAAAAGCTGCGCATCCGTCGCCGCTAAGCGCACACAACGGATTTTTCGGCTGCAAGCATTTTAGCAAAGCAAATGAATTTTTAATCAAAGAAGGGCTGCAACCGATTGATTGGATGATTGTCTGAAAGAGAATGTCTGAACCATGATTTTTGGGATTTATAGAATTTCCCCGGGGATATAATTTTCTGATTAGCATACATGAACTACATGAAACTTCTTAAAGGAATATTCGCACGCATCTGGGCATTATGGGCATTGATTGTATTTGTTGCAACCATGTTGATTTGTTTTATTTTTATGCTGCCTTGCTTTTTTCTGAAAGACCCGCAGCGAGCGGCTTTGCAGAAAAATGTATCGAAAGTCTGGATGCGGATTTTTCTCACACTCACACTTGTTTTTATCAAAACAAAAAACAAGAAAGTTTTTCAGAAAGGCAAAAATTACATTCTCGTTTGCAACCACAATAGTTTTATGGATGTGATGATAACCAATCCTTTTGTGCCAAATGTTGCAAAAACGATTGCTAAAAAAAGTTTTGTAAAAGTTCCCATTCTCGGTTGGATTTATACCTGGGGCTCTGTTTTGGTAGATAGAAAAAATACACAAAGCCGCACACAAAGTTATGGCGAAATGAAAGACGTGTTATCGACCGGAATGAGTATGTTGATTTTCCCTGAAGGTACACGTAACAAGACGTCTAAACCTTTAGGCAATTTTCAGAACGGCGCATTCCGATTGGCGATTGATACGCAAAAAGGCATCATTCCTATTGTTCTTTTCAATACTAAAAAAATTTTGCAAGAAGATAAATTTTATATGCTTCCGGGAATTGTTGAAGTGCATTATTTACCGCCAATCAATCCTGCAAATAAAACTGCCGACGAACTAAAACAAAATATATATGAAATAATGTGGAATTATTACGAAGCAAATTATTGAACCAAAAACTGCGCCGCATTTCTGCGTTTTCTTTTAAAATAGAAAAAGACAATAGAAGAAACTATTCCAATCACGCCTTCTATCACAACAGTTGCTTTTGCCCCGCATTGTTCAGCAATCGCACCTACAATCAAGCTGCCGACAGGTATCAATCCTTGATAAGACATAATAAAATAACTTACCACTCTGCCGCGCATATCGTCTGCAACGTGCATTTGCAAATAAGTATTTATGGCAGCCGTCATCGACATCATTCCCATGCCCGTTAACAATGTAAAAAACAATGCTACCTGCAAATTAAAACTCGACGACAACAACAGCACACCAATTGCAAAAACGGTGCTGCCGGCAAATACAATTGTCAGCATATCTTTATTCGGCTTCAATGTTGCAATATACCCTGTACCAATCAACGCACCTACTCCTGCCGCACTCTCAAACCAACTGAAAGTAGCAGCATCGCCTTGAAAAACATCTTTGGCAAACACAGGCAGCAACGTACTGAACGGAATCACAAACACACTATATGCTGCAAGCAGCATAATAACCGAAGACGAATCCGGCGACTCTTTTAAATATACATAACCTTCGTACAAAGTTTGCCAAACATTTTCTTCTTTATGTTCCACTTTGGGCAAGTGAAGCTTCATCATCAGCAAAGAAAAAATCACGAAAAAATAGCTGATAAAATTGATAGAAAAACACATTGTATCGCCCAATGTACTTAACAAAATTCCACCGACGGCAGGTCCCAAAATCCTTGTAAGATTTGCCATTGCCGAGTTAAGCGCAATTGCGTTCGGCAAATCCTCTTCGTGTTCAATCATCTTTACAATCAACGATTGCCGCGCGGTTGTATCAAATGCGGTAATTATTCCCTGAATCAAACTGAGTATAATAATTACCGCCATATTGTCCAGCTTTATGTAAACGACATAAGTGAAAATACCTGCCTGTAAAGCCAGTAAAATTTGTGTCGCCAATAAAATCTTATAACGATTGTGCCTGTCTGTAAAACCACCTACGTAGGGAGACAATAATAATGATGGAATAAGGTTGGCAAACATGGTCAAACCCAGCATAAATGCCGAACTTGTAAGCCGGTAAACAATCCAGCTTACAGCAACTTTTTGCATCCATGTTCCAATCAAAGACACAGATTGACCACTTAGAAAATATCTGAAATTTTTAGACTTCAAAGCCCTAAATGCCTGCATAAATAACTGTTTTAAAACTCTGCCATAGATAATTTTTGTAACAATGCAACGAATGAAGGGAGCTGTGCTATTTCTTCTTTTGAGAGTTTTTTTGCAATAGCCTCGGAAAGCCATGCGCTACGCGCGGCACGCATTTCGGCCAGCTTGGATTTGCCCGTTGTATTGAGCGAAATATAAACTCTGCGTCCATCTTTGTCATCCGCATTTTTAACAATGCAATCTTCCTCGTACAATCGATTGATGATTTGCGACATGGCTTGTGCCGAAATATGATGCGCGTCTGCAAGTTCAGAAGGCAACATTTTAGTATTCTGCTCCAATAAAGCCATTGTCGTTTGCTCGCTCAGGGAGAAAGGTTGCTTTCCGGCTTCCTTTCTTAATCGCCGTGTGAGCTGTGCCATCGAATTGTTGAACGAAACCGCTAAATCGAAGAAGCTGTTTTTTGCCATTTGTCAAATAATTAAGTTAATTAATAAATTAACTTTGTAAAGTTACTTTACTATTTTTACACGACAAAA from Arachidicoccus sp. BS20 encodes the following:
- a CDS encoding RES family NAD+ phosphorylase, which encodes MIVYRLAKSKYKNDLSGEGARFAGGRWNSKNVAMLYTSESRALCTTEIAVHTPVGILPTDYYMITIEIPDNISFKEIKIASLPDNWNEIPYGSATQEVGNKFIQENKYLVLKVPSAVVFGDFNFLINPHHKDFSRIRIKRMEEFSFDKRLFLK
- the parS gene encoding type II RES/Xre toxin-antitoxin system antitoxin gives rise to the protein MKKYKTSEDTTNNIVNEAAVAYGIAENNNIFSLINTIKHGIKFPAFKTIVERSPFSIGEWSNFLHLSERTMQRYSKENKAFDPIYSEKILEITMLNNYGKEVFGDEENYNTWLQTKNIALGGITPKALMDSTFGIKLIKDELTRIEHGVLA
- a CDS encoding (Fe-S)-binding protein, coding for MQIPIMAEMLAAGDIPEILFWVGCAGSFDRRAQQITKAFAAILNKTGVKYAVLGTEETCTGDPARRAGNEFLFQMTAYGNIQLLNGYEVKKIVTTCPHCFNIFKNEYPALGGNYEVIHHTTLLQQLIDEGKIVLKDGGEFKGKKITYHDSCYLGRANNIYEAPRKVLEALDVELIEMKRCRSKGLCCGAGGAQMFKEEEKGVKRVNTERAEDALQTKANIVASACPFCNTMLTDGLKNKSAEDDVQVLDIAEIIINSMN
- a CDS encoding TMEM175 family protein produces the protein MKPERLTAFSDGVIAIIITIMVLEIKVPHEEDGDTFKALLPMLPNFLSYVLSFIYVGIYWNNHHHVFQLVEKINGRALWANLFLLFSLSLIPVTTAWLGEHIKSKDPVALYGIVLLMCAVAYRYLIVILTGCVEDNHELAGGIGKDFKGIISIVIYIVGIVLSFFIPLLAIACYVGVALMWVTPDKRLESKK
- the ung gene encoding uracil-DNA glycosylase, whose product is MNVQIEESWKNELKDEFSKEYFAGIVDFLKAEKALKKTIYPPGALIFNAFAQTPFDKVKVVIIGQDPYHGYGQAMGLSFSVPDGVPQPPSLQNIFKELHSDIGMPVPKTGNLTSWAKQGVLLLNASLTVRANEANSHSKIGWTIFTDAVIKKISDEKRGVVFLLWGRFAQEKATLIDVSKHHILKAAHPSPLSAHNGFFGCKHFSKANEFLIKEGLQPIDWMIV
- a CDS encoding lysophospholipid acyltransferase family protein, giving the protein MKLLKGIFARIWALWALIVFVATMLICFIFMLPCFFLKDPQRAALQKNVSKVWMRIFLTLTLVFIKTKNKKVFQKGKNYILVCNHNSFMDVMITNPFVPNVAKTIAKKSFVKVPILGWIYTWGSVLVDRKNTQSRTQSYGEMKDVLSTGMSMLIFPEGTRNKTSKPLGNFQNGAFRLAIDTQKGIIPIVLFNTKKILQEDKFYMLPGIVEVHYLPPINPANKTADELKQNIYEIMWNYYEANY
- a CDS encoding MFS transporter — translated: MQAFRALKSKNFRYFLSGQSVSLIGTWMQKVAVSWIVYRLTSSAFMLGLTMFANLIPSLLLSPYVGGFTDRHNRYKILLATQILLALQAGIFTYVVYIKLDNMAVIIILSLIQGIITAFDTTARQSLIVKMIEHEEDLPNAIALNSAMANLTRILGPAVGGILLSTLGDTMCFSINFISYFFVIFSLLMMKLHLPKVEHKEENVWQTLYEGYVYLKESPDSSSVIMLLAAYSVFVIPFSTLLPVFAKDVFQGDAATFSWFESAAGVGALIGTGYIATLKPNKDMLTIVFAGSTVFAIGVLLLSSSFNLQVALFFTLLTGMGMMSMTAAINTYLQMHVADDMRGRVVSYFIMSYQGLIPVGSLIVGAIAEQCGAKATVVIEGVIGIVSSIVFFYFKRKRRNAAQFLVQ
- a CDS encoding MarR family winged helix-turn-helix transcriptional regulator, whose protein sequence is MAKNSFFDLAVSFNNSMAQLTRRLRKEAGKQPFSLSEQTTMALLEQNTKMLPSELADAHHISAQAMSQIINRLYEEDCIVKNADDKDGRRVYISLNTTGKSKLAEMRAARSAWLSEAIAKKLSKEEIAQLPSFVALLQKLSMAEF